One window from the genome of Hoplias malabaricus isolate fHopMal1 chromosome X2, fHopMal1.hap1, whole genome shotgun sequence encodes:
- the LOC136677401 gene encoding uncharacterized protein, protein MSRERSLKENSRRKQDSIFNNLDRMEQIQESILKRIQSSIQNSAQALDQQSDRRLLGRFSETDQMGVVDPIRRRPMLKPSPPLEPRRQKLTSHCRVRISNVAVVQESSPFGSQIPSIRLSTQRKICSSMSNFFDLDVDAPLLRYHSPERQGQHVQAEIAAQNVKPMSFSRHVPPRPPTPVNLVCHMRQKKVYYEPGSKIPKWEGFSTQRKKVSEFIRKQEEERKRKLKRLKLVYDGAERKAKFLLAKLHHDCQRTIMEEEMQLAKSLELYISHAFVPPPASAKLGRQYLTYVTPGSKVPTLKSHFRQRKAEEACVESAAVSSATNKAAVRQRSVAQGHAGPADKYAPSPVPVWQKEEAKAPVRPMAAPKAQLSEGMRDAGDFYPDQ, encoded by the exons ATGAGTAGAGAGCGTTCACTAAAAGAGAACAGCAGGAGAAAACAG GACTCCATCTTTAACAACCTAGATAGAATGGAGCAGATCCAGGAGTCCATCCTAAAACGGATCCAGAGCTCAATCCAGAATTCAGCACAAGCACTGGATCAGCAGTCCGACAGGAGACTCCTTGGAAGGTTCAGCGAGACGGATCAAATGGGTGTTGTGGATCCCATTCGCCGTCGACCCATGTTGAAGCCTTCCCCACCACTGGAACCACGTCGACAAAAGCTGACGTCTCATTGCAGGGTTCGAATCTCAAATGTGGCTGTTGTGCAGGAGAGCTCCCCCTTTGGTTCGCAGATCCCCTCCATACGCCTCAGCACACAGAGGAAGATATGCAGCAGCATGTCTAATTTCTTTGATCTGGATGTTGATGCACCTTTACTGAGGTATCATTCCCCAGAGCGACAGGGCCAGCATGTGCAGGCTGAAATAGCAGCTCAGAACGTAAAGCCCATGAGCTTCAGTAGGCATGTCCCACCCAGGCCGCCTACACCAGTAAACCTCGTCTGCCACATGCGACAGAAAAAGGTCTACTATGAACCAG GAAGCAAGATCCCAAAATGGGAAGGCTTCTCTACACAGAGGAAGAAAGTGTCTGAGTTCATCAGGAAGCAGGAAGAGGAAAG GAAGAGAAAGTTAAAGCGCTTGAAACTGGTGTATGACGGGGCAGAGCGTAAAGCAAAATTCCTGCTGGCCAAGCTACATCACGACTGCCAGAGAACCATCATGGAG GAGGAGATGCAGTTGGCCAAGTCTCTGGAGCTATACATTTCCCATGCATTTGTCCCTCCACCTGCGTCTGCCAAGCTGGGTAGACAATACTTGACCTATGTGACACCAG GGAGCAAGGTGCCCACATTGAAAAGCCATTTTAGGCAGAGGAAGGCAGAGGAGGCTTGTGTGGAGTCCGCAGCTGTCAGCAGTGCAACGAACAAGGCTGCAGTTAGGCAGAGAAGTGTAGCACAGGGTCATGCAGGTCCAGCAGACAAATATGCACCTTCACCTGTGCCTGTTTGGCAGAAGGAGGAAGCAAAGGCCCCTGTGAGGCCTATGGCTGCCCCAAAGGCTCAGCTTAGTGAGGGAATGAGAGATGCTGGAGACTTCTACCCTGATCAGTGA
- the LOC136676812 gene encoding AKT-interacting protein isoform X1, translating into MNPFWSMSTNAGRKRSDSEEQGSSGEQKASPARPSFGKKQLPSIPKNAVPITKPSSPATVTQATNGTHASYGPFYLEYSLLAEFTLVIKQRLPGIYVQPSYRSALMWFGVIFIRHGLYQDGVFKFTVYIPDNYPDGECPRVVFDIPVFHPLVDPVSGELDVRRAFTKWRRNHNHIWQVLMYARTVFYKINTMEPFNPEAAVLYDKDIQLFKSKVVDSVKLCNSHLFDQPKIDDPYAISFSPWNPAVHEEAKEKMFTHKRRPEDHPKGLQVSGLSWVKPGSTQPFSKEEYPLQT; encoded by the exons ATGAACCCATTTTGGAGCATGTCGACAAACGCTGGCCGTAAG cgATCTGACAGTGAGGAGCAAGGTAGTTCTGGTGAACAGAAAGCCAGCCCAGCTCGTCCTTCTTTTGGGAAGAAGCAGCTGCCTTCCATCCCTAAGAATGCAGTCCCTATCACTAAACCATCATCACCAGCTACTGTCACTCAGGCCACTAATGGCACACATGCCTCCTATGGACCATTTTACCTAGAATATTCCCTGCTGGCGGAGTT TACGTTGGTGATAAAGCAGAGACTACCAGGCATATATGTTCAGCCTTCTTACAGATCAGCCTTGA TGTGGTTTGGTGTGATTTTCATTCGCCACGGATTGTATCAGGATGGTGTTTTTAAATTCACAGTGTACATTCCCGATAATTACCCTGATGGAGAATGTCCT AGAGTGGTCTTTGATATCCCAGTGTTTCATCCACTGGTGGACCCTGTTTCTGGAGAGCTGGATGTGAGAAGAGCATTCACAAAGTGGAG GAGGAACCATAACCATATCTGGCAAGTGTTAATGTATGCACGCACAGTCTTCTACAAGATCAACACCATGGAACCATTCAACCCAGAGGCTGCTgtgct ATATGACAAGGACATTCAGCTCTTCAAAAGTAAAGTGGTTGACAGTGTGAAACTATGCAACAGCCATCTTTTTGACCAACCCAAGATAGATGACCCTTATGCAATAAG CTTTTCTCCCTGGAACCCAGCTGTGCATGAGGAGGCAAAAGAGAAGATGTTCACACACAAA AGACGGCCTGAGGATCACCCAAAGGGGCTGCAGGTGTCAGGACTTTCTTGGGTGAAACCTGGATCCACCCAGCCGTTCAGTAAAGAGGAATACCCTCTACAGACTTGA
- the LOC136676812 gene encoding AKT-interacting protein isoform X2: MNPFWSMSTNAGRKRSDSEEQGSSGEQKASPARPSFGKKQLPSIPKNAVPITKPSSPATVTQATNGTHASYGPFYLEYSLLAEFTLVIKQRLPGIYVQPSYRSALMWFGVIFIRHGLYQDGVFKFTVYIPDNYPDGECPRVVFDIPVFHPLVDPVSGELDVRRAFTKWRRNHNHIWQVLMYARTVFYKINTMEPFNPEAAVLYDKDIQLFKSKVVDSVKLCNSHLFDQPKIDDPYAISFSPWNPAVHEEAKEKMFTHKVSA; the protein is encoded by the exons ATGAACCCATTTTGGAGCATGTCGACAAACGCTGGCCGTAAG cgATCTGACAGTGAGGAGCAAGGTAGTTCTGGTGAACAGAAAGCCAGCCCAGCTCGTCCTTCTTTTGGGAAGAAGCAGCTGCCTTCCATCCCTAAGAATGCAGTCCCTATCACTAAACCATCATCACCAGCTACTGTCACTCAGGCCACTAATGGCACACATGCCTCCTATGGACCATTTTACCTAGAATATTCCCTGCTGGCGGAGTT TACGTTGGTGATAAAGCAGAGACTACCAGGCATATATGTTCAGCCTTCTTACAGATCAGCCTTGA TGTGGTTTGGTGTGATTTTCATTCGCCACGGATTGTATCAGGATGGTGTTTTTAAATTCACAGTGTACATTCCCGATAATTACCCTGATGGAGAATGTCCT AGAGTGGTCTTTGATATCCCAGTGTTTCATCCACTGGTGGACCCTGTTTCTGGAGAGCTGGATGTGAGAAGAGCATTCACAAAGTGGAG GAGGAACCATAACCATATCTGGCAAGTGTTAATGTATGCACGCACAGTCTTCTACAAGATCAACACCATGGAACCATTCAACCCAGAGGCTGCTgtgct ATATGACAAGGACATTCAGCTCTTCAAAAGTAAAGTGGTTGACAGTGTGAAACTATGCAACAGCCATCTTTTTGACCAACCCAAGATAGATGACCCTTATGCAATAAG CTTTTCTCCCTGGAACCCAGCTGTGCATGAGGAGGCAAAAGAGAAGATGTTCACACACAAAGTGAGTGCTTGA